In the Desulfonauticus submarinus genome, TATTTTACTACAACAGACCTAAAAGTTGCAGGTTATGAAGCACTACTTAGAATTAAAAAAAATAACTCTATTATCTATCCAAATGATTTTATAGAAGTTTTAGAGGAAAAAAAATATTTAAAATATTTTGAAGAATGGTCTTTAAAATATTTTCAAAATTTATTTGAAAAATTAAAAAAAACCAATATGAATTGTCGAATCTCTTATAATATTTCTGCTAATAGTTTTAAAAACAACTTATTTTTAAAAAAATTACTTAAATTCTGTAAAAAATATGGAAATAACTTTACGATAGAAATTACAGAAAGGGTTTTACTGGAAGATATAGAAAAAACTATACAAGTCTTAACAAAATTTAAAAAACATACTGCGACACTCATTGCAATTGACGACTTTGGAACAGGTTATTCTTCTTTATCCTATCTCATTCACTTGCCTATAGATATAGTTAAATTAGATGTATCTTTTATTAAAAATATGACCCAAAATTCTAAAAACGCCTCTCTGGTCGAAGCAATTATTTACTTAGGAAAAAAAATAGGCCTTAAAACTATTGCGGAAGGTGTAGAAAATAAAAAACAATTAGAATTACTTAAATCTTTTGGCTGTGATTTTATCCAAGGATACTTACTATCCAAGCCTATACTTCTAGAAAATACCAAATTTTTTTCTCATTTTGTCAATAAATGATTATATATACCTGTTATTTTTTCAGGAGTGATTCTCAATTGCTCTTTTTTAAAAAAAATAATAATAAAAACTTTTCATGTTTGAGATTACTAATACTTAAGGAGGAAAAATCATGATACCAGAAAATTTACTCTATGCTAAAAGCCATGAATGGGCTAAAATAGAAGAAGACACAGCAACTATAGGTATTACTCACTTTGCACAGGAACAATTAGGAGATATTACTTTTATTGAGCTTCCAGAAATTGGTTCCACCTTAAATCAAGGAGATGAAATAGGAAGTATAGAATCAGTAAAAGCTGCAAGTGAAATTTACTCACCTGTAAGTGGCGAAGTAGTAGAAGTAAATACTCTTTTAGAAGAAGCTCCTGAAAAAATAAACGAAGATCCTTATGGAGAAGGATGGATTTGCAAAATAAAACTTTCCTCTCAACCAGAAGGACTTCTTACTGCTGATGAATATGCAAAATTGTTGGAAGAAGAAGAGCATTAATCCAAATAGCTTTAATTATAGGCAAAAATAATAAAAAAAAACAGATAAAAATAACACTCTAAAACAGAGGCCAAGAATATGCCATATATTCCACATACCCCTAAACAAGTTGAAGAGATGCTTGCCACTATTGGAGTAAAAAGCATCGATGATCTATTTGAAGTCATTCCACAAAATTTAAGGTGTAAAACCTTTAATCTCCCAAAAGGCAAATCAGAGCAGGAAGTATGCCGTTGTATTAAAGAGTTAGCATCAAAAAATAAACACAACTTAACTACCTTTTTAGGAGCAGGTTTCTATGATCACTATATCCCTGCAGCAGTAAAGCACATTTTAAGCCGATCTGAATTTTACACAGCTTATACTCCTTATCAGCCTGAGGCATCCCAAGGAGTCCTGCAAGCTATTTTTGAATATCAAACAGCAGTAGCAAGATTAATGGATATGGATTTTGCCAATGCTTCTCTTTATGACGGCGGGACTGCTATTTATGAAGCCATTATGATGGCAATAAGAATTACTAAACGAAAAAAAATAATTATTTGTGAGACAGTAAATCCCATTTATCGACAAATGCTAAAGTGCTATACTATAAACCTCCATCTAGAAATGATTACTATCCCGCACAAAAAAGGCAGTCCTGACTTTGAAAACCTCTCCAAAAACATTGACCAGAATACTGCTTGCGTCATTGTCCAAAATCCAAATTTCTTTGGAGAAATAAATGATTTTACAGAATTATTTCAAATAGCTCACAAACAAGGGGCATTAGGCATTATCTCTGTATATGCTCTTATGCAAAGCATCCTCAAAACGCCCGGAGAAATGGGAGCAGATATTGCTGTAGCAGAAGGACAATCTTTAGGTTTACCTTTGAACTTTGGAGGTCCTTATTTAGGTATAATGACCACCCAAAAAAAACATATTCGTCAAATGCCTGGTCGAATAGTGGGAAAAACTGTAGACAGAGAAGGGAAAACAGGTTTTGTTTTAACGCTTCAAGCCAGAGAACAACATATTAGACGAGAAAAAGCCACCTCTAATATCTGTTCGAATCAAGCATTATGTGCGTTTCAGGCTCTTTTATATATCTCATTACTAGGACCAGAAGGACTGAAGCGGGTAGCTGAATTATCTATAGAAAGAGCTCATTATGCTGCAAAAAGACTTACCGAGATTGATGGAATTACTCTTTTAAATAACAATCATTTTGCTAATGAATTTACTTTAACACTTCCTATACCTGCTTTTGAACTTATTAACTATCTTGCAGAAAAAAATTATGTACCAGGTTTCCCAATAGGAAGATATTATAAAAACAT is a window encoding:
- the gcvH gene encoding glycine cleavage system protein GcvH, yielding MIPENLLYAKSHEWAKIEEDTATIGITHFAQEQLGDITFIELPEIGSTLNQGDEIGSIESVKAASEIYSPVSGEVVEVNTLLEEAPEKINEDPYGEGWICKIKLSSQPEGLLTADEYAKLLEEEEH
- the gcvPA gene encoding aminomethyl-transferring glycine dehydrogenase subunit GcvPA — its product is MPYIPHTPKQVEEMLATIGVKSIDDLFEVIPQNLRCKTFNLPKGKSEQEVCRCIKELASKNKHNLTTFLGAGFYDHYIPAAVKHILSRSEFYTAYTPYQPEASQGVLQAIFEYQTAVARLMDMDFANASLYDGGTAIYEAIMMAIRITKRKKIIICETVNPIYRQMLKCYTINLHLEMITIPHKKGSPDFENLSKNIDQNTACVIVQNPNFFGEINDFTELFQIAHKQGALGIISVYALMQSILKTPGEMGADIAVAEGQSLGLPLNFGGPYLGIMTTQKKHIRQMPGRIVGKTVDREGKTGFVLTLQAREQHIRREKATSNICSNQALCAFQALLYISLLGPEGLKRVAELSIERAHYAAKRLTEIDGITLLNNNHFANEFTLTLPIPAFELINYLAEKNYVPGFPIGRYYKNMENCLLLACTEKTSEESIGILTEMIKAYLKKHS